The sequence below is a genomic window from Oreochromis aureus strain Israel breed Guangdong linkage group 12, ZZ_aureus, whole genome shotgun sequence.
aagctaaaatttGCATGCAATACGTGGAATACAATGAAGTCACTGAGCACATTGTTCGGTTTTTACTGCCTCTGGCAGGTTAAGCAACAATCCTCCACCTGTGGATGCCCACTGACCTGATTTTACAGACTGCTCTGCAAACCAGATACCTCAACTGCATATCTTACAAAATGTGACAGCTGTGATATTGTTAAATGCtttgtaacacacacaaaaatctaGATTAGTACATCGCACTTTGTTCTTCAGTAAAAATCAGGTTAATGAACCAGATTATTGGTTATGCTTCCTGTTTAAGGACATGTCAGCAATGCTTGGTCCACATTTTCACAAGTAAGTCATCTGAAAACAGTGTTAATTTATCTTCATATTCAGCTTCCTGTCAGGTCAAAGTATCagtttctgttatcttaaactACACGATCCGTACCCACAAGAATAGTTGGATTCAAACCTTTCATAAATCCTAATCTACCATTAAAGAAGACCGCTGCATGCaggcaaaaacatattttacacattttgctATGACAAGTTGCTGTTAACTACACTCAGAGCACCCAGGACTTTTCACTTCTCACCTGGATAGGACCTGCTCTTTTTTATCTCCAGCTGAGGAGTCTGTGTCTTCCTCAGCATCATCTTCTTCCTCCTGGTGCTGTTCTTTGAAGCCACTAAGGAACTCCTCTAAGGTCACCGTGCCATCCTTGTCGACATCCAGGCGATTGAAAATGCCTTCTGCTTCCTGGGACGAGACGTGGAGTTCTTGGCAAATGGTGttgaattcatttttttcaatCCTCCCGGAATTATCCACATCGTAGGCATGAAAGAGAGCGCTCAGGCGCTTTTGTTCCTCCTCACTCTTTTTCTTTGCTGCTGccataattttgtttttaatttctgcAGCAATGTGGCTTTTAGATTTGAAAGCGAGTAGTTGCAGataataaaaagagagaaaaagtacTAGAAAAACAGGCAGAGCCTACTGGACTTTAGCTGTTAGGTAAAGTGAAATTAAATTCAGAGCTGGATTTCCTTTTGATAGTTGATAGCCAGCCGTGAGGTTAAACCCCATTGTTGGAAGGAGATGGAGTGCAGCTCCAGGAATAGACTCAGTCCTTCTGGTACGTTTCTTTTATATCCTCCCCCTCccatctctctttcttttttataggCATGCAATACTGATAATAAACTATTTTAGGACCATCAAATGTGGTGTTGCAAATGCTGTTAAACCAAACAGCACCAAGCAAGCGGAAGAATCCTAACAGTGTGGCCAAAATCTGCAAAACCAGCAACTGCATAAAAAACAgcactttttttgtgttttgcccTCAAACAAGTTAAAAGTAAACCCTCGGTATTGTCTCATTAAAGTGCCACTGCTGATGTGGTTCCTCATTTGACTTTGTAACACAGTTAGCCATTCACAGCATATGAATTATGTTTCCTATCTTTAATTATTAGTACTCAGTAGAGCTTTTATTGGAAGGCTCTTTAAATCTGGAGTCAGACTAGTGCAAAACACACTGCTAGTCCTGCTATGATGATACCAGCAATGCTACACAGGAATGCAAATTATAGAAATTTAAAAGTACTCCTGCATCTTTTCGTATTTTTGCCAATTCCATGTACAATATCATGCCTTTGTAGCCAGAGTGTaatctttacattttaatgtaaaatataatCAGACATATTATTAAACCCATTGCccccatttcctgttttataaaCAGTTTATTAAATCTTAGTATTCTTAGCTTCtgtttttatagtttatttGACTCGATTCAGATGTAAAAAATAAGCTCACAGTTTTGCTCTAAGTAGCAGTAACACACTACACCACTACGAAGTCAGCGGCACATACAaacaactgcagtttttttgttgCAAAACACGATGAGATGGGTTTTTTCTAACAACATTAACCTGAGTTAAAAGTAGAAAAATGAGCAGCCTTTTCAAAAATTCCCGCAAAGTTATATAATGACAGAAAATATTTAATCCTTAGACGATACACTCTTCAGATTTTTGCACATCTGATAACAATCTTTAAACACATGCAGTCAAGCACATATATTAAATGCTTTTTAGTCATCCTTGAAAATAGTCCCCCAGACCATGGTAGACCTCATTCAGCCTGTTGCTCATGTAATAGCATAGaagaattaaaactaataatgcTACATACTTGGCTAAATCAACATTTCCCTCTTTGATATGTTCAATAAATATGTCGTGGAGATATAACTGTCAGGGTCAGGACAAAGGGGAAACATTAACGGTGCTGTTCACTTCTTTGATCTCGTGTTCAGTGGGTAGATGTGCACAGCCATAGAGATGAAGCACCTTCAGCCTAAAAAGAGACAAACATGGAAACAGATCATAGGTGCCAGCatgcattttttatattttgtagcTACAGAAAGACTTTTGATTTGGGTATAGATTGCTGCTTTATTTTGCCATGTCACTCACTTATTAGATCACTAGCAGCTGACTTTCATATTTTCTAATAATTTCCACCAAACAGATCATCATTGTATTAATTACTGGAGCGCTGACATGCTTTATTTTAATTGGTCAGTTACAGTGTGCTCATGATAAGATGGAAGgagagtgggttttttttgcaactTTCGTAATTGTCATATGCTACAAAAACTTCACAGAGTTTCAAACTGCATAATCATGTCTCAGCATGTAATTTGTTTATTGTGGCACTCATATATGTTTTTACACTCGTATGAACTTCTAAAAGATTGTTCTATTGAATTTAGGAGACAGATACAATATAATGAGCATAGTGTCAGCTCAGGCAGACCCATGAATTAAATGGAGCCCACAGTCCTGGGACATCAGCTGATCTCAATGCCTGTCCTCAATATTTGATGGCTCAGCTGATATCCTTCTGCACATATTATTAGGACATTTTATAAAAGGTTCACTATTTAAGTTGTCCCAGTCTCCCCACTACATCCCTGATTCTCCTTTTCATGTGGCACAGCTTCACCAGATGCTACTAGATAAACTACAGTCCATCcagaaagtaatttttttttacacattttattgtGTTACAGCCTTATTCTACACACAGCAAAATTCTACACACAGTGCCCATCATTTATAAATGAGCTAATTATAATTTTATCCTGTAAAAGGTCATGGGGGGTGAACCTAATGTGTTCATGTGTGCTAAATTTAGAACTGCAACGGTGGAAAACATTTGAATATGTAGACAAATTAATAGAAATTGAGTTTGAAAGTGTGTTGAAGAGCAGCTACTGCAACCTTGTGAAACACTGTATTGATACGTCCTTGTGTTCATTCTGCTCAGTGGAATTAATGGCAGTACACACTGACTCTGCATTTTGTGCAGAGAATAAAGAAACAtctttgaatgtgtgtgtttttacctCTTGCAATGTTGGCAAAGCTTCAGTATTTTCTTTACGGTGATGTGGCAGAAACTGAGTTTGATGGTATGAAGATGTCTGTTGCAGTAATTTGCTAGCAGAGAAACCCTGGGTCacatcatgcacacacacacacacacacacacacacacccattaTGTATGTAGCAGCAACACCAACACTGCTTTAGCTGTCAAGGTTTTGGTTGGAGCAGACAGAATCCATTCAGGTGAGGGTACACTTGTTCATCACTAACACTGACACTAGTACACAGATCACATGTGGTTTTGATGTGCGTTGTACCCTCTGTTTCCGGTGCTGGTGGAGCTGAGATCCAGCTGCTGAAGTCTTGTGCAGCCCAGAGCCAAAGACTGAACACCTGCATCTGTTACTGCTTTACAGCCACTCACATCAACAGCTCtaactcacacaaacaaaaacccacatGGATATCATAAATGTTAATTGTTAATATGTCAAGTCTAAAATCTCACAGAAGCCtgagaaaaatattaattttgctttttattttataaagtaaaacatattttttgtacAGTTCCTCTggaattttttttgcttttaactgGAAAAACAAACCCACACTCCTGAAATGTTGTGATTGACTTTAAGGCCGGTTTTTATTGATAAGAACACAGCTGGCAACGGTTGGTTCTTATTAATTATGTGCACTTTGCTTCACTTTGCATATGTGTGGATACCTGATACAAGGTGAATATTTGCTGATGCTATGCAGTGTCAGGTCAGTGACTCCAGGACAGGAACTGAAGGACAGACTCTGAAGTTCAACGCAGTTCTGGAGCAAAGTATCAACTATGGCATGAGTGACCTGTTAGTGGCAGGGACTACATTTAGAGCACTATTAAAGACAGAGCTGCAGTTCCATAAACATTCAATGTGTAGATTCAAATTGAGTCACAGAAAACTATCCACCTGTAGTCCTGTGAGATTCAGTGAAATGAGGCTTTTGAGCCGTGCTGTGAACTCAGTGAGGCTGTTTACGGTGATTTTTGGCACTCGTCCGATGTTTAGATGCTGAAGGCCGGGGATCATCTGGATATATGAAGACGTGCAGAAATGTACAAggagttatttttttacacACTAAAGCATGTTTAGTAAATGAAGCTCTGCAGAGCAtcgtagttttttttttaaattttatattaatattatgtgtttttaactgttatatCAAAATTTAGCACCTCATATACTGTCTGTAGCCAGGATGGAGTGAGGAACTGACAGCCAAACACCTCCAACCTGCACAGGCTAAAACACAATGTTGtaaacaccaaaaacaacaacatgacaaTCTTGATGTGGTGGTTATTTAATGTCCTTCTGATAATCACATCTCACTCTTCACGAGACGAAGCAGTATTtatttcaaataataaaaacattcagTGTCCAGGAATTCaaactaagcttaaaataaggATTGCGAGGATTAACTAAGGATTATCTGAAACATAAGAGCAGCGTCTTTTGAGGCTTAGACTCAAGGATGTGAGGTGTCAGCCACTACAAGCAGTTATCAGAATGACATTATCGTTTTTCTCTTTGATGCAATTCTCACAACTCCTCCAGTTATTAAATCAGCTAAGTCAGAGGTTTCAAGGTGTTTTATGCCAGTGGCCACAACAGCCCACTGTGATCTTAAGTGGGCTGGACAACCAGATGAAAatcccctttctgtcagtgcaaAGAAGTttgactgcacatttaatccctgtGATATCTCaatagaagaaaaagaagtgcaaatTCAACAGCACCCTGAAATTCGCTGTCTGACAGAGAGACTGCATTTCACATTTGAAGTGTAATTCAGATTTCAACTTGACTAAACTAAAACTCATCTGACAACCACTTGAAGacatccccccaaaaaacccttcATGCACAATATTTACAAAGACAGTTTATCCAGAGACAAACATGCACGTGCATTATGGGATGCTTTCTAACCCCCACCTAAGCCTACAGTGTAGCATGAGTTACACCACCATTAGCAGTAAATGTGTTAATAGGGAAGGATTCTGAcctgtctttgtgtttcatgACAAGTTCTTTCAGAGGGGCATCAGTAATATGACAGCCATTCAGGACAACAGATTTGAGTCTAtagaagaagaaacaaagtTATCCGCCCATGTCAGATTCTTTATTTGGTATTATAACAGAGGTTAAGAAACTGGATTGACTGATTTCAACAAACACTTGGCATCAGTGGGAAGTAAAaacttaacagtaataaaactcAGGCAAAATCAAACTCATGGAAGTGCTAACATCTACCGGTtgtggatggatgcatggatggacaGACCCACAAATATGAAGATATAATATTTTCACCATACAACATGGCCTTCCTTACTCTGAACACAGTAAACAATTCAACATgtaaaacgtttttttttttcacttcactaACATAAAAATGGCAAGAAGTCAATTACACACAACCTAGAGTGAAGGTTTTTACTAATTTTAGAGGTTAGGTCAAGGCAATTAGTGGGAGTTGTTAGGGTCACTGTAACATCCTCctatgtgtgtgtacttgtttaAGTGTCTTCATGAGGACCATAAATTGGCCTCTCACTGTATTCATGGGGACCAACAGTCAATGTGGGGACTAAATGCCAGATTTCATGAATTTGAAGGCATGCTTAAAATGTTGTATTTAGGTTATGGTTATAATTAGGTCATGGTTACTCAGTAAGCCGTGAAAAcaaacatatgtgtgtgtgtgtttactgaccCTTTTCTGTAATCCGTCAGAGCCTTCACTCCTGTGTCTGTTGCTCCACTCCAGCTTACATCCACACTAGTCACGTGATCACAGAGCTGACTAATCACCGACAACATTTGATCACCATGGAGACCAGGACCAGTACAACTTGTGACCTTGAGTTCCTGAAATGATCACATGACTTTATATTCACGATATTTGCACTGCTGTCACAAAATACTGATGCAAGCCACGAAATATCACATTTTACCCACTTTACGTCTATGAGACTTGTGACCAGTGATGGAAGATGCATTCAGAGTGTGGGTTCAATAAAAAAGTGTCAGCACAAAAACAGCTAATGCATGTGATTTTTTTACATAACAGTCAGACACAACTCTAAGTTATGTGCACAGCCTTTCAGCAGAACGTCCAATCCTTCGTGCCACCTCTGCGTGATTATCATTtagttatttactttattgaaTCATATTCTTGTATTACTTTTGTTgtaatctgatttttttttaccttaagcGAATTCCTACACAGTGAGAAAAACATCTGCAGCCCacaggaggagacagagaggcCACTGCAGCTATACAGAAACAAACTTCGAGGACAACGTCTGCCCACACACAGCAACCACTGGTCAGTTAAAGCTGAGTTTTCAAGCCTTAGATTTTTCCCTTGAAGGAGGAGTAAAACATAAACTTTTGTTTAATGTATGCAGCTTTTTTGTTAATTCAAAACTCTGAACTGTAGTTTCTATGCATCACTGTGCAGGTCAGTGTAATCATGTGTATGTTTGTTCAGGGAGCAGTAGAGCACACACCAGCTGGAAGCTCTTACATCATGAGAACGTACCATGTGCTGCTACTTGGAAAAGTTTAGAAAATCCGTCTGACATCTGTCGTGTGTTTAATCTGAATTTTAGCAGAATGATACTAAAATCTAGCTGAAGTGTTTACAAAACTACAGGTTCACTCACACAGTGAGTGATCAGATGCCAGTGCATGCAGGCGGTGGCAGACCTGCACCACTCTGGATAAATCCCTATGAGGCAACAGAGACAGGATGGACAGCCACACCTCATCAGGCAAACACAGCCAGCGGTCTCTTACAGGGACGCCTGCTGACTAGCAGGTGTAACGACACCACaacatgcaaaaaaagaaagtagaGGGATTATTTTAACAAGGCACTGTGAAATGTTACCAGCGATGTTAAGATTTTTACATGAAAACATCAGATAGACTTGGGTTTTAATcagaaacagtttaaaaaaaggttaaaactaTGTGTGCATGTAGTAAAGATTTCCTACCTGGTATTCAAAGGTATTGTCCATACTGACATCCGTGGCAGAGTCTGTAAGTGTGAACAAAAGTTACACTTTATATTCTGATGTAAAAACAGCGCTAATTCTGAGGACTTCCAGCATTTACTTGGTTAAAAAGTGAAACGCATAAGTAAACATTATATCAGCTTGTTAACCAGAATGTCTTATAAAGAGTGAAATGAATTATACATAAGTTTCAACAGATGGAGCAAATTTGTCATGTGAGATGTTGGTGACTGAGCTTTCCTTTGATCTTCTGTTTTTTATAGCACTTTATCAtctttttgcagttttgtctgtAATTTTGATGTCAAGCTTACACTCACATGTTGTAAGTCCAGAGTCATCATGAtgaagagtgtgtgtctgtataggTTGCGggatcaaattcagtttctttgTATACTTGATTGCTTGTTGATGTCTGCAGGAGACAAAGGGTGAAGTTCAACTTGTCATCATCACACACTAGAAACAATTATTTGGctattaaaatttaaatttggTTCATATACCCTTAGATAAGAAGAGAAAAGTGTACATCAGGACGGAGTAGACTTCTGGGCAAACTTAACGAGTTTTTCTAGTATAAACTTGTTCGAAGGTTATGAACAACTCTCCAAACACTAAATAAGCTAACCTTGGAAATCTTTCTCCCAGTGAATTATCAGTGAGGATCCAGCGATCTCTATCTCCAGCTCTCTTTGTTGGATCTTTGAGAATCCTCTGATAATCTGTACTGTCTGGATGATGTCTAATCCTGTTTTGAAGCAAACCTGACCAAAGACACACAAGAGGAGGGGAAGACATATTAGCAAACTGCTTAAACCTTTTCGTCTCAGCATTCCTTGAATTacagtatttatttgtaaaacctGTTGACAACTTGCTGTAGAGCACTTATGAGTTATAAATAACTCCATGACAGGCTGATTTTTTCTTCTAAGGATAGAAGTGAGGAAATTTAGTTTTTGATAAGAAAGCAAAACATTAATGTCCAAATTTAAAATTTGATAATCTGTTTTTCTGTCCTGTTTATCTCATAACTTAAGGGTTCATTTTGTGACAAAGTGAAAGCATCTTGACACCTTGATAGTAATAATTAGCAATGCcacatttttaatcttttaaactATAGCATTTTTTAAGAAACACCCATCCATCTGTCTTCTTCTACAGATGGATGGATTTGGATGGTCTTGGTTTGACTGGAGCCCtttccagctgtcatagggtgagagaTGATGgggtacactctggacaggttgccagagacagtcattcacactcacattcacatctaGGGCCAGTTTAGAGTCAGTAATTAGCCTAACCTGCACATATTTGGGCCGTGGGTGAAAGCCAGAGAACAAGGAGAGAACATGCCAGGAGagactccacacagaaatgCTCCAGTTGGCTAGtcgattcaaacccaggaccttcttgccaCCACACCACCATGCTAACCGGACTGttatttattagatttttcatcatcatttattGGTATTCTGTTAAACccacattttactgttttaaattGTTGTATAATAATCTAGTTCTTTTACATATAATCTAATTGATTATAGCTTGAAATATTGAACTAATACaatttttttatattctttttaaattctgtCATTTTGATGTGCATTCACCGGAAAATCCAAATTTTCCAACTatatcttgttttttaaagggtTATATGAACTTTCAGTTGAATTTGATTATTCTGAAAAACACCAGGCAAACAGTATATACATGACCCCAATGCAGTGAAGTGAAGACAGCAAGGTAACAAGATTCAGG
It includes:
- the LOC120443125 gene encoding F-box/LRR-repeat protein 2-like isoform X2 is translated as MRNSLLQNRIRHHPDSTDYQRILKDPTKRAGDRDRWILTDNSLGERFPRHQQAIKYTKKLNLIPQPIQTHTLHHDDSGLTTYSATDVSMDNTFEYQSAGVPVRDRWLCLPDEVWLSILSLLPHRDLSRVVQVCHRLHALASDHSLWKNLRLENSALTDQWLLCVGRRCPRSLFLYSCSGLSVSSCGLQMFFSLCRNSLKELKVTSCTGPGLHGDQMLSVISQLCDHVTSVDVSWSGATDTGVKALTDYRKGLKSVVLNGCHITDAPLKELVMKHKDSLCRLEVFGCQFLTPSWLQTVYEMIPGLQHLNIGRVPKITVNSLTEFTARLKSLISLNLTGLQVTHAIVDTLLQNCVELQSLSFSSCPGVTDLTLHSISKYSPCIRAVDVSGCKAVTDAGVQSLALGCTRLQQLDLSSTSTGNRGVSLLANYCNRHLHTIKLSFCHITVKKILKLCQHCKRLKVLHLYGCAHLPTEHEIKEVNSTVNVSPLS